Proteins from a genomic interval of Rosa chinensis cultivar Old Blush chromosome 2, RchiOBHm-V2, whole genome shotgun sequence:
- the LOC112187654 gene encoding glycine-rich RNA-binding protein RZ1B → MTIDDESSVYVGGLPYDATEESVRRVFDLYGAVVAVKIVNDNTSRGKCYGFVTFRNPRSAIDAINDMDGRTVDGRVVRVNEVRTRGGRLGFGRGRERESFRRDVERGRNWGRGREHEMEYDDVRERYRERYSDRSMERGDRYIVRSRERRSVEYEGEIDGGYGRVHGDQEVMSEHFSDRERVRDRDLEDIEQGHSRSHERGWGRRNRTVESDREREMDRTELPNDIVEKDRDQQSRRWNGSNSVDRNSRELLSHSSDDFNDQVKEQLERSTLRLEELKKETSEMEEKLEDEGKLVLDLQNQSKKLEDALVNAKKNTSHQKMQLTKLHDCFMQVKDYRERLKRSEDELQMLVEAAAGEDGIDDVGLRDKILTIGNA, encoded by the exons atgacgaTCGACGACGAGAGCTCCGTCTACGTCGGCGGCCTTCCGTACGATGCCACGGAGGAAAGTGTCCGCCGAGTCTTCGATCTATACGGCGCCGTCGTCGCCGTTAAG ATTGTGAATGATAATACGAGCAGAGGAAAATGCTACGGCTTCGTTACGTTTCGGAATCCACGGTCGGCGATCGACGCCATCAACGACATGGACGGCAGG ACTGTGGATGGGAGAGTTGTGAGAGTGAATGAGGTGAGGACTAGAGGGGGGAGATTAGGTTttgggagagggagagagagggagagtttccGACGGGATGTCGAGAGGGGGAGGAACTGGGGGAGGGGTAGGGAGCATGAGATGGAGTATGATGATGTTAGGGAGAGGTATAGGGAGAGGTATAGCGATAGGTCTATGGAGCGTGGGGATAGGTACATTGTTCGGTCAAGGGAGCGGCGGTCTGTTGAGTATGAGGGGGAAATAGATGGGGGATACGGTCGTGTACATGGTGATCAGGAGGTAATGAGTGAGCATTTCTCGGATAGAGAACGTGTGAGGGACAGGGATTTGGAAGATATTGAGCAAGGACACAGCAGGAGCCATGAGCGCGGTTGGGGGAGAAGAAATCGTACTGTGGAATCTGATAGAGAGAGGGAGATGGACAGAACGGAGCTTCCgaatgatattgttgaaaagGATAGAGATCAACAGTCAAGGAGGTGGAACGG TTCAAATTCTGTTGATCGAAATAGTAGGGAGCTTTTATCCCATTCAAGTGATGATTTCAATGATCAG GTAAAAGAACAGCTTGAAAGATCCACACTGAGGCTTGAAGAATTGAAAAAGGAG aCTTCTGAGATGGAAGAGAAGTTAGAAGATGAAGGAAAACTggttttggatttacagaatcAATCTAAG AAGCTGGAGGATGCATTGGTAAATGCAAAGAAGAACACTTCACACCAGAAGATGCAGTTGACCAAG CTACATGATTGCTTTATGCAAGTAAAAGATTACAGAGAAAGACTTAAAAGAAGTGAAGATGAACTTCAG ATGCTGGTTGAAGCTGCAGCAGGGGAAGATGGCATTGATGATGTTGGCTTGAGGGATAAAATCCTGACTATTGGCAATGCCTGA
- the LOC121051865 gene encoding uncharacterized protein LOC121051865, with protein sequence MKPENLPCECLCNLSCYEWVRDRNEMGKLREAINHHHGCIVSMRIRQSFHKVHGDVFPCILRYREWLQKAWGMYSLMIFPLALITGGHIEFYLLPHSKPSKVAGETMSFLQALSMWWMLSKIGAEAIWIAISSCCLDKMSGESTPKLL encoded by the exons ATGAAGCCGGAAAATCTCCCTTGTGAATGTCTCTGCAATCTGAGCTGCTATGAATGGGTGAGAGACCGGAATGAAATGGGCAAACTTCGAGAGGCGATCAACCACCACCACGGTTGCATTGTATCCATGAGAATCAGGCAATCCTTCCATAAAGTCCACGGAGATGTCTTCCCATGTATCCTCAGGTATAGGGAGTGGTTGCAGAAGGCTTGGGGGATGTATAGCCTCATGATTTTTCCTTTGGCATTGATCACAGGAGGCCACATAGAGTTTTACCTTCTTCCGCATTCCAAGCCAAGCAAAGTTGCGGGAGAGACGA TGTCTTTTCTGCAGGCATTGTCAATGTGGTGGATGCTATCAAAGATCGGTGCTGAAGCTATTTGGATTGCCATTAGCTCATGTTGTCTTGATAAGATGTCAG GTGAAAGCACCCCAAAACTATTGTAG
- the LOC112185693 gene encoding myb family transcription factor EFM, translated as MGAASPSELSLECKPHSYSMLLKSFGDHHHQAATTTPSHDLKQLEEILSRLEEERLKIDAFKRELPLSMQLLTTAVEASRQQLQAYRSSSANNQGPIRPVLEEFIPLKHSNSEGSEKPTNSSDKANWMTSVQLWSQADATKPKEQADMGFNVSPKLALDTKQQRSYGGGAFHPFSKDIRNSGPSPNLQTLPELALGSPENKAGENMDQDNKCSELGENGINCGVVSTTQDQQGKAIEGQTSTITTTNTNTSTQNSSHRKARRCWSPDLHRRFVSALQMLGGSQVATPKQIRELMKVDGLTNDEVKSHLQKYRLHTRRPSPSPQTTGGPTPQLVVLGGIWVPPEYATAGHNGPTALYSPASHAPTHYCATPMPQDFYTTAQQQPQSGHHQLHHHTLHHQLHVYRASTTSRTQSSPESDLRGNGDRSESIEDGKSESGSWKAGTESGEKGMAARRSEDREESNGSQITLKF; from the exons ATGGGCGCAGCATCACCTTCTGAACTAAGCCTTGAGTGCAAGCCTCACAGCTACTCCATGCTCCTTAAATCATTTGGCGACCATCATCACCAGGCCGCCACGACGACGCCATCTCATGACCTGAAGCAGCTCGAAGAGATACTCTCTCGTCTAGAAGAAGAGCGTCTCAAGATCGATGCCTTCAAGCGCGAGCTTCCTCTTTCCATGCAGCTCCTCACTACGG CTGTGGAGGCATCAAGGCAGCAGCTACAAGCTTACAGATCATCGTCGGCAAATAATCAAGGACCAATTAGGCCGGTTCTTGAAGAATTCATACCTCTCAAACATTCAAATTCTGAAGGCTCAGAGAAACCAACAAACAGTTCTGATAAGGCAAACTGGATGACCTCTGTCCAACTATGGAGCCAAGCTGATGCAACCAAACCAAAAGAACAAGCTGATATGGGGTTCAATGTCAGCCCCAAGCTAGCCCTAGACACCAAGCAGCAAAGATCTTATGGAGGAGGAGCCTTCCATCCATTTTCGAAAGATATTCGCAACTCGGGTCCATCCCCGAACCTGCAAACTCTTCCGGAGTTGGCTCTCGGCTCTCCGGAGAACAAAGCCGGCGAGAATATGGATCAGGACAACAAATGTTCCGAGTTGGGTGAGAATGGTATCAACTGCGGTGTGGTTAGTACCACTCAAGATCAACAAGGCAAGGCAATAGAAGGCCAAACAAGCACTatcaccaccaccaacaccaaCACAAGTACTCAAAACAGTAGTCACAGGAAGGCCAGGCGGTGCTGGTCGCCGGACTTGCACAGGAGATTCGTTAGCGCCCTCCAAATGCTTGGTGGTTCTCAAG TGGCCACACCAAAACAAATAAGGGAGCTCATGAAAGTTGACGGTTTGACCAATGATGAAGTTAAAAGTCATCTGCAG AAGTACAGGCTCCACACTAGACGGCCCAGCCCAAGCCCACAGACAACGGGAGGCCCAACGCCGCAGCTGGTGGTCCTAGGTGGCATCTGGGTTCCACCGGAGTACGCCACGGCAGGTCACAATGGGCCCACGGCCCTATACAGCCCAGCTTCCCACGCACCGACACACTACTGTGCAACCCCAATGCCACAAGACTTCTACACTACGGCACAGCAGCAGCCGCAGTCAGGTCACCACCAGCTGCACCACCACACGCTCCACCACCAGCTCCACGTGTACAGAGCCAGCACTACTTCCCGGACGCAAAGCTCACCGGAATCTGACCTGAGAGGAAATGGTGACCGGTCTGAGAGCATCGAAGATGGAAAGTCTGAGAGTGGGAGCTGGAAGGCTGGGACTGAGAGTGGTGAGAAAGGCATGGCTGCCCGGAGATCGGAAGACCGTGAGGAAAGCAATGGAAGTCAGATCACACTCAAGTTCTGA